A stretch of Gossypium hirsutum isolate 1008001.06 chromosome A06, Gossypium_hirsutum_v2.1, whole genome shotgun sequence DNA encodes these proteins:
- the LOC107897725 gene encoding IQ domain-containing protein IQM1 — translation MGLSLSLLLSAWQQILSHRFFNLACNISLRSKDREVTLRVNSFKGTDSETIINSVGSDSKIQRKNSKNLRNGKADYYQVLLDKAHSFQDLVQDKRKSSSNGLIHKPMATLSLPKPTILFSPRPVSELDAAAVKLQKVYKSYRTRRNLADCAVVIEELWWKVLDLAELKQNSVSFFEVEKPESAVSRWVRAKTKAAKVGKGLSKDEKAKKLALQHWLEAIDPRHRYGHNLHMYYDVWFSSESTQPFFYWLDVGDGKEVNLEKCPRKKLQQQCITYLGPKEREEYEVIIENGRLAYRQSGSPVDTTGESKWIFVLSTSRALYVGQKKKGKFQHSSFLAGGATTAAGRLVARDGVLQAIWPYSGHYHPTEENFMEFISFLEENNVNLTNVKRCAVDDDNSYGQTPTPDKESKPKPESDKSRKADENDEGDSVRGAKRSSGDDQKDVKIETNGAGGKEEAAAFSMAKRLSCKWTTGVGPRIGCVRDYPSELQWKALEQVNLSPRVAPGMVKLGPIPSPRPSPRIHLSPRIAAMGLPSPRSIATVG, via the exons ATGGGATTGTCTCTTTCATTGCTTCTATCAGCCTGGCAACAAATTCTAAGCCACAGGTTTTTCAATTTAGCCTGCAACATCAGTCTCCGTTCAAAAGATAGAGAGGTGACTTTGAGGGTAAATAGCTTCAAGGGAACAGATTCAGAAACCATAATCAATTCAGTTGGGTCAGATTCTAAGATTCAAAGGAAAAATTCGAAAAATTTGAGAAACGGCAAAGCTGATTATTATCAAGTACTGCTTGACAAAGCTCACTCGTTCCAGGACCTGGTTCAAGACAAAAGGAAATCATCTTCGAATGGATTAATACATAAACCAATGGCCACACTTTCTCTACCGAAACCAACAATCTTGTTCTCGCCGAGACCCGTTAGTGAGCTTGATGCGGCTGCTGTTAAGCTTCAAAAAGTCTACAAGAGCTACCGGACTCGAAGAAACCTTGCAGATTGTGCAGTGGTGATTGAGGAGCTATGGTGGAAGGTATTAGACCTAGCTGAGCTCAAGCAAAACTCTGTGTCCTTCTTCGAGGTTGAGAAACCAGAATCTGCAGTTTCACGGTGGGTAAGAGCCAAGACCAAAGCTGCAAAG GTAGGAAAGGGATTGTCCAAGGATGAAAAAGCTAAAAAACTAGCCCTTCAACACTGGCTTGAAGCT ATTGATCCACGACATCGGTACGGTCATAACTTACACATGTATTATGACGTTTGGTTCTCAAGCGAAAGCACACAGCCTTTCTTCTACTg GTTGGACGTTGGAGATGGGAAAGAAGTAAATCTTGAGAAATGTCCAAGGAAAAAACTACAACAGCAGTGCATCACATATCTTGGACCA AAAGAAAGGGAAGAATATGAAGTAATAATTGAGAATGGGCGGCTTGCTTATAGGCAAAGTGGGTCACCTGTGGATACCACAGGTGAATCCAAATGGATATTTGTCCTTAGCACAAGTAGAGCCTTGTATGTGGGTCAAAAGAAAAAGGGCAAATTTCAACATTCTAGTTTTCTAGCCGGCGGTGCCACCACGGCAGCTGGAAGATTGGTTGCTCGTGATGGAGTTCTCCAG gcTATATGGCCATACAGTGGTCATTATCATCCAACGGAAGAAAATTTCATGGAATTCATTAGCTTTCTCGAGGAAAATAATGTAAATCTCACAAATGTTAag AGGTGTGCCGTTGATGATGACAACTCATACGGGCAAACTCCTACTCCAGATAAAGAATCCAAACCCAAACCCGAATCAGATAAAAGCCGGAAAGCTGATGAGAATGATGAAGGTGACAGCGTGAGGGGGGCAAAAAGAAGCAGTGGTGATGATCAGAAAGATGTGAAGATTGAGACCAATGGCGCAGGTGGCAAGGAAGAAGCAGCAGCGTTCAGCATGGCCAAGAGATTGTCATGCAAGTGGACGACAGGGGTCGGACCCCGTATCGGGTGCGTGCGAGACTACCCTAGCGAGCTTCAATGGAAAGCACTGGAACAGGTAAACCTATCACCAAGGGTGGCTCCAGGAATGGTGAAGTTGGGTCCAATTCCTTCACCACGACCCAGTCCAAGAATCCACCTTTCCCCACGGATTGCAGCTATGGGCCTGCCAAGTCCAAGGTCTATAGCAACAGTGGGCTAA